In Penicillium oxalicum strain HP7-1 chromosome VII, whole genome shotgun sequence, one DNA window encodes the following:
- a CDS encoding putative hexaprenyl pyrophosphate synthase, giving the protein MRARTLSVTGLTLKRTPSISVCPQCLRDDLYTTQSLLQTRNFRTGRRIDASPFGAAATAAQAIFKGLPRAPPGVSVDPLRMVGKELKFLSNNIRQLLGSGHPALDKVAKYYTRSEGKHMRPLLVLLMSQATAVDPRKDLSRTPNTAPVDISLSPLSILEDANPDTDHLVPEPPKTQSFVGDENILPNQRRLAEITELIHTASLLHDDVIDNAETRRGSASANIEFGNKMAVLAGDFLLGRASVALARLLDPQVIELMATVINNLVQGEFMQLKNTAKDEAKPVYTDNTVEYYLQKTYLKTASLISKSCRSAAVLGCSAPEVVEAAYAYGRNLGLAFQLVDDMLDYTLTEAELGKPAGADLELGLATAPLLFAWKSNPELGPMVGRKFGKEGDVQRARELVYQSNGVEQTRALAQDYADKAVAAISDFPDSDAKAGLIEMAEKTMKRRK; this is encoded by the exons ATGCGGGCGCGCACGTTATCAGTCACCGGGCTAACCCTCAAGCGGACTCCGTCAATTTCCGTCTGCCCCCAATGTCTCCGCGATGACCTATACACGACACAGAGTCTCCTTCAGACCCGAAATTTTCGCACAGGCCGCCGAATAGATGCCTCCCCATTCGGGGCAGCGGCCACTGCTGCTCAGGCAATCTTTAAGGGCTTGCCTAGAGCACCTCCCGGCGTCTCGGTCGATCCATTGCGAATGGTGGGCAAGGAATTGAAGTTCTTGAGTAACAATATTCGCCAATTGCTTGGATCCGGGCACCCGGCTCTGGACAAGGTTGCCAAATACTACACGCGCAGCGAGGGAAAACATATGCGGCCCTTGTTGGTCCTGCTCATGTCTCAGGCAACGGCGGTCGATCCGCGGAAAGATCTGTCAAGAACCCCCAACACCGCTCCCGTCGACATTTCGCTCAGTCCGCTCAGTATCCTGGAGGATGCAAACCCCGATACCGACCACCTTGTCCCCGAGCCTCCCAAGACTCAAAGTTTTGTCGGTGATGAGAACATTCTTCCGAATCAGCGCCGGCTTGCCGAGATCACAGAGCTGATCCACACTGCCTCGCTCCTCCACGACGATGTCATTGACAATGCAGAGACCCGTCGCGGAAGTGCTTCGGCGAATATTGAATTCGGAAACAAAATGGCTGTGCTAGCTGGTGATTTCCTCTTGGGCCGCGCCTCGGTCGCGTTGGCTCGACTGTTGGACCCGCAAGTGATTGAGCTCATGGCCACCGTGATCAACAATCTTGTGCAGGGCGAGTTCATGCAACTCAAAAATACGGCCAAAGATGAGGCAAAGCCGGTTTATACCGATAACACCGTGGAGTACTATCTCCAGAAAACCTACCTTAAGACTGCTAGCCTTATCAGCAAGTCTTGCCGCTCCGCCGCGGTCCTGGGCTGCAGCGCCCCAGAGGTTGTCGAGGCCGCTTACGCCTATGGGCGAAATCTTGGACTCGCATTCCAACTGGTGGACGATATGCTGGACTATACCTTGACCGAAGCCGAGCTCGGTAAGCCGGCGGGAGCTGATTTGGAGCTGGGGCTGGCTACCGCTCCACTGCTCTTTGCTTGGAAGAGCAACCCTGAGCTTGGCCCCATGGTTGGTCGCAAGTTCGGTAAAGAGGGTGACGTACAACGG GCCCGTGAGTTGGTGTACCAGAGCAACGGCGTCGAGCAAACTCGGGCTCTGGCTCAGGACTATGCCGACAAGGCTGTGGCCGCGATCAGTGATTTCCCTGACAGCGATGCCAAGGCTGGATTGATTGAGATGGCCGAGAAGACCATGAAGCGACGGAAGTAA
- a CDS encoding Endocytosis protein end4 produces MSRTEADLAINIRKATSIEETAPKRKHVRSCIVYTWDHKSSAAFWAGMKVQPVLADEVQTFKALITIHKVLQEGHPIVVREAQQHSNWIDSLMRGVGGEGVRGYAPLIREYVFFLESKLSFHRNHPEFNGLFEYEEYISLKTINDPNEGYETITDLMTLQDQIDGFQKLIFSHFQSGTHNECRISALVPLVQESYGIYKFITSMLRAMHTTTGDDDALEPLRSRYDAQHHRLVRFYYECSNLRYLTSLITIPKLPQDPPNLLGEEEDRPALPKRPTKEVEHQPSPPPKVAAEPEPISDFWTNEAKRQQEEYEAEQVRLQQQWDEQQRQQMLAQQAQRDFEEQQRLQAEQQRLAQEQLLRDQFASQTQGRLAELEQENLNARAQYERDQLMLQQYDRRVKDLEEQMNQLNANMNLQNSSKDEQIRALQEQVNTWRTKYEALAKLYSQLRQEHLDLLQTTKSLKLKAASAQEAIERREKLERELKTKNLELADMIRERDRALHDRDRLTGTNKDELEKVKRELRMALERAENAERSKGNEISAMLSKYNREMADLEEALRNKTRALEDISSRNNERSSDHDLALREKDEEIEVYKSGMEQALMELEELKLSQGDVDHALDSQIDTVLHGTVTKINDIIDSVLQTGVQRVDDALYELDSSMQAGNQNASPPYVLSQIEKASASATEFSTAFNNFIADGPNSPHAEIIRTVSVFSGSIADTLSNTKGLSRFANDDKSSDQLFNAARKSAQATVRFFRGLQSFRLEGMEPLQKTDVVINNNLEVQRDLQALSKMVEAFQPKSSKIATNGDLGDLVDQELLKAADAIDAAAQRLAKLKNKPRDGYSTYELRINDAILAAAIAVTNAIAELIKAATESQQEIVREGRGSSTRTAFYKKNNRWTEGLISAAKAVASSTNTLIETADGVISGRKTPEQLIVASNDVAASTAQLVAASRVKATFMSKTQDRLEGASKAVGAACRALVRQVQEIIKEKHSSDVEAEDFAKLSSHEFKVREMEQQVEILQLENSLARARTRLGEMRKISYQEE; encoded by the exons ATGAGTCG GACCGAGGCCGATCTGGCCATAAATATCCGCAAGGCGACAAGTATTG AGGAAACCGCGCCCAAAC GAAAGCATGTGCGAAGCTGCATTGTGTACACGTGGGATCACAAATCGTCAGCGGCCTTCTGGGCGGGTATGAAAGT ACAGCCTGTGCTCGCCGACGAGGTCCAAACGTTTAAGGCACTTATCACCATCCATAAAGTCCTCCAAGAGGGACATCCGATCGTGGTTCGCGAGGCACAGCAACACTCCAACTGGATTGATAGCTTAATGCGAGGTGTTGGGGGTGAAGGGGTCCGAG GATATGCGCCATTGATCCGCGAATATGTCTTTTTCCTCGAGTCCAAGCTCTCCTTCCACCGCAATCATCCTGAGTTCAACG GTCTCTTCGAATACGAGGAATACATCAGTCTCAAGACTATCAATGATCCAAACGAGGG ATATGAGACTATCACTGATCTTATGACTTTGCAAGATCAGATCGATGGTTTCCAAAAGCTGATCTTTTCGCATTTCCAATCGGGTACACACAACGAATGCCGAATTTCCGCACTGGTACCTCTTGTCCAGGAGAGTTATGGCATCTACAAATTTATCACAAGCATGTTGAGAGCCATGCATACCA CCACCGGAGACGACGATGCTCTCGAGCCACTCCGTTCTCGCTATGATGCGCAACACCATCGGCTTGTTCGCTTTTACTACGAATGCTCCAACCTCCGTTACCTGACGAGTCTGATCACCATCCCCAAATTGCCTCAGGATCCACCTAATCTCCtcggagaggaggaggaccgTCCAGCACTGCCCAAGCGACCGACAAAGGAAGTCGAGCACCAGCCGTCACCCCCGCCAAAGGTCGCAGCCGAACCGGAACCAATTAGCGACTTCTGGACCAACGAGGCTAAGCGTCAGCAAGAAGAATACGAAGCGGAACAAGTTCGTCTGCAACAGCAGTGGGATGAGCAGCAACGGCAGCAAATGCTCGCTCAGCAGGCCCAGCGTGATTTCGAGGAACAGCAACGTCTTCAGGCCGAGCAGCAACGCCTGGCCCAGGAGCAGCTTCTTCGGGATCAATTCGCCTCGCAGACACAAGGTCGTCTCGCCGAACTCGAGCAGGAAAACCTAAATGCGCGAGCTCAGTACGAGCGTGATCAGCTTATGCTTCAACAGTACGATCGCCGCGTCAAGGATCTGGAGGAGCAAATGAACCAGCTGAATGCGAACATGAATTTGCAGAATTCGTCCAAGGACGAGCAGATCCGGGCTCTGCAGGAACAAGTGAACACATGGCGGACCAAGTACGAAGCTCTGGCCAAGTTGTACTCGCAACTTCGCCAGGAGCATCTGGATCTTCTGCAGACCACCAAGAGTCTGAAGCTCAAAGCTGCTTCTGCGCAAGAAGCCATCGAGCGCCGTGAAAAATTGGAGCGCGAGCTGAAGACCAAAAATCTGGAGCTTGCTGACATGATTCGCGAGCGTGACCGTGCTCTCCACGACAGGGATCGTCTGACCGGTACAAACAAGGATGAGTTGGAGAAAGTCAAGCGCGAGCTCCGTATGGCTCTCGAGCGTGCTGAGAATGCCGAGCGGTCCAAAGGAAATGAGATTTCCGCTATGCTGTCCAAGTACAACCGCGAGATGGCAGATCTGGAAGAGGCTCTTCGC AACAAGACTCGAGCGCTCGAGGACATCTCCAGCCGCAACAATGAGCGGTCGAGTGACCACGATCTGGCTCTCCGcgaaaaggacgaggagaTCGAGGTGTACAAATCAGGCATGGAGCAGGCGTTgatggagctggaagagctgAAGCTT AGCCAAGGTGACGTTGATCATGCGTTGGACAGTCAGATTGACACGGTCCTTCACGGAACCGTCACCAAGATCAACGACATTATTGACTCGGTGCTGCAGACTGGAGTGCAGCGTGTCGACGACGCTCTGTACGAGTTGGACTCTTCCATGCAAGCTGGTAACCAGAACGCATCGCCACCTTACGTTCTGTCACAGATCGAGAAGGCCTCGGCTTCTGCCACAGAATTCTCGACTGCCTTCAACAACTTCATTGCCGATGGTCCGAACAGTCCCCATGCAGAGATTATCCGCACTGTCTCCGTGTTCTCTGGCTCCATTGCTGATACATTGAGCAATACCAAGGGTCTGTCACGATTTGCTAATGATGACAAGAGCTCCGACCAACTGTTCAACGCGGCGCGCAAGTCCGCTCAGGCAACTGTGCGCTTCTTCCGAGGACTACAGTCTTTCCGACTCGAAGGGATGGAGCCTCTGCAGAAGACCGACGTGGTCATCAACAACAACCTGGAGGTCCAACGCGATTTGCAGGCTCTTtcgaagatggtggaagCGTTCCAGCCTAAGAGCAGCAAGATCGCCACCAACGGTGACCTGGGCGACTTGGTCGATCAGGAGCTTCTGAAGGCTGCGGACGCCATTGATGCCGCTGCGCAGCGTCTGGCCAAGCTTAAGAACAAGCCTCGCGATGGCTACTCCACTTACGAGCTGCGTATCAATGACGCTATTCTCGCTGCCGCCATTGCGGTGACCAACGCCATTGCCGAGCTCATCAAGGCCGCTACCGAGTCTCAGCAAGAAATTGTCCGCGAAGGTCGCGGCAGCTCAACGCGCACGGCGTTCTACAAAAAGAACAACCGCTGGACCGAAGGTTTGATTTCTGCCGCCAAGGCCGTCGCATCCTCAACGAACACTTTGATCGAAACCGCCGACGGTGTGATCTCCGGTCGGAAGACTCCTGAACAGCTCATCGTTGCTTCCAATGATGTCGCCGCTAGTACCGCACAGCTCGTGGCCGCTAGCCGTGTCAAGGCCACCTTCATGAGTAAGACTCAGGATCGCCTGGAGGGTGCTAGCAAAGCCGTTGGTGCTGCGTGCCGCGCCTTGGTGCGACAAGTGCaggagatcatcaaggaaAAACACAGCAGTGACGTCGAGGCGGAAGACTTCGCCAAGCTGAGCTCCCACGAATTCAAAGTCCGCGAGATGGAACAGCAG GTCGAGATCCTCCAACTTGAGAACAGCCTTGCTCGCGCTCGTACACGTCTTGGTGAAATGCGCAAGATTTCGTACCAGGAAGAGTAG